In Candidatus Sericytochromatia bacterium, one DNA window encodes the following:
- a CDS encoding alpha/beta hydrolase, with product MRHPLAIALTLAGLMLAGCAQNVPSAVLRTATAPVEASVAAAQPERSLMAMSSQALSPISERQATVVRNVRYGRSAEQALDVYGTSERRASRPVVVWVHGGGWKMGDKGNDLEAKRAYFKSLGYVFVSTNYRLADPNVPVGRRAMHPDQIRDVCAAIGWVKQNIAAHGGDPQAIALMGHSAGAHLVSLAGTHAKYLAEAVGRVGLGSLRGVVSVDTSNYDLINTNGPWIEELVLNAFGKDRAVRRDASPLYQVDSGRQTPPFLVFVQGSAERIREARQFHDLTRQADPLQRGDQFQHVTAYNHMEINEAIGRPGERLVTPAITAFLKQMFGR from the coding sequence ATGCGTCACCCCCTTGCCATCGCGTTGACCCTGGCCGGCCTGATGCTGGCCGGCTGTGCCCAGAACGTGCCCTCGGCGGTGTTGAGAACGGCCACGGCGCCCGTGGAGGCAAGCGTCGCGGCGGCCCAACCCGAGCGCAGCCTGATGGCAATGTCGAGCCAGGCGCTCAGCCCCATCTCGGAGCGCCAGGCCACCGTGGTACGGAACGTGCGCTACGGCAGGTCAGCCGAGCAGGCGCTGGACGTGTACGGCACCAGCGAGCGCCGGGCCAGCCGGCCCGTCGTGGTCTGGGTGCATGGCGGTGGTTGGAAGATGGGCGACAAGGGCAACGACCTCGAGGCCAAGCGGGCCTACTTCAAGTCGCTCGGCTACGTCTTCGTCTCGACCAACTACCGGCTGGCCGACCCGAACGTGCCGGTCGGACGGCGCGCCATGCATCCGGACCAGATCCGCGACGTCTGCGCCGCGATCGGCTGGGTCAAGCAGAACATCGCGGCGCACGGGGGAGACCCGCAGGCGATCGCCCTGATGGGGCATTCGGCCGGTGCCCATCTGGTCTCGCTGGCCGGCACCCACGCCAAGTACCTGGCCGAGGCCGTCGGTCGCGTCGGGCTGGGCTCGCTGCGCGGCGTCGTCAGCGTCGACACCTCCAACTACGACCTGATCAACACGAATGGCCCCTGGATCGAGGAACTGGTGCTGAACGCCTTCGGCAAGGATCGCGCGGTGCGACGCGACGCCTCGCCCCTGTATCAGGTGGATTCGGGCCGTCAGACGCCGCCCTTCCTGGTCTTCGTGCAGGGCTCGGCCGAGCGCATCCGTGAGGCGCGGCAATTCCACGACCTGACCCGGCAAGCCGACCCGCTGCAGCGCGGCGACCAGTTCCAGCACGTGACGGCGTACAACCACATGGAGATCAACGAGGCGATCGGCCGCCCCGGCGAGCGCCTGGTCACCCCGGCCATCACGGCCTTCCTGAAGCAAATGTTCGGCCGCTGA